CGGCGCGTATCCACAGCGGTAGATGGCACCCACTTCAGCCGGAGGCACGCAGATGAGCCGCATCACCCGCACCCTGGTCCTTACCTTCGCCGCGCCCGCGATGCTGGCGCTGGCCGCCGCCTGCGCCAAGAGCGACGGCTCGGGCGACAACGCCGGCGCCGACAGCGCCTCCACGGCGGCGGCCCCGGCCCCCGCCGACTCCGCGGCCGCGGCGGGGACGCCGGCCGGGGTGCAGCCGGGCGCCGTCACCGACCCGCAGATCGCCGCCATCGTGCTGGCCGCCAACAGCGCCGACAGCGCCTCGGGCGAGCAGGCGCGCGAGAAGGCGCAGAACCCCAAGGTGAAGGAGTTCGGGCAGCGCATGGTGACCGACCACGGCGGCGTGAACAAGCAGGCGGTGGCGCTGGCGGGCAAGCTGCACGTGACGCCCGAGGAGAACAACACCAGCCGGCAGCTGGCGCAGGGCGGCCAGCAGACGCGCCAGCAGCTGAACGACCTGGCGCCCACCGCGTTCGACCGCGCGTACATCGACCACGAGGTGGAGTACCACGAGACGGTGCTGCAGGCCATCGACCAGACCCTCATCCCCAACGCGCAGAACGCCGAGCTGAAGGCGCTGCTGCAGCAGGTCCGGCCCGCGGTCGCGGCGCACCTGCAGATGGCGAAGGATCTCCAGAAGGAGCTGCAGGGGAGCTGATGCGCGCCCCGCTCCGGGCGGCCGCCCTCGCCGCGGCCGCCCTGGCGCTCGCCGCCTGCGGGGGCGGCCGGCCGCACCCGCCCGAGCGCCACACCGTAGAGCTCCGCAACTTCGGCTTCTCCCCCGCGTCGCTGGCGGTGCGTCCGGGAGACGAGGTGGTGTTCGTGAACCGCGACGCCGTGCCGCACACCGCCACCGCGGACGACCGCGCGTGGGACACCGGCAGCATCGCCGCGGGAGACTCGGCGGTGGTGAAGGTGACCGGCGGCGGCACCTACAAGTGCACCTTCCACCCCACGATGACCGGCACCCTCGCCGCGTCCGGGACGAAGTAGCGGCGGCCCGGCATCGCCGGATCTCACGCGGAGACGCAGAGAACTCATCGCGGCACGGAGTTCTCCGCGTCTCCGCGTCTCCGCGTGAGATCTTCGGTTTTCAGAGCCTCCCCATCGCCGTACTTTCCCCTCCGACTCTCGCACTTTCGCACTTTCGCATCGGTCGCCCATGCGCGCTGCCATCTTCCACACCACCGGTGGACCCGACGTCGTTCGCATCGAAGACGTGCCGGCCCCGAGCCCCGGCCCCGGCGAGGTGCTGGTGCAGGTGAAGGCTTCGGCGATGAACCACCTGGACCTGTGGGTGCGCCGCGGGATGCCGATCGAGACCACCATGCCGCACATCGGCGGCTCCGACGTTGCCGGGGTGATCGCGGAGGTGGGCGAGGGGGTGGACGCGTCGCGGGTCGGCGAGCGCGTGGTCGTCAACCCGTCGCTGTCGGACGGCACCTGCGAGTGGTGCCGCCGCGGCGAGGAATCGATGTGCGTGCGCTTCCGCATCCTGGGCGAGCACACGGACGGCGGCTTCGCCGAGTACGTGGCCGCGGCGGCGGATCACGTCTACCCCCTGCCGGACGGCTACGCGTTCGAGGACGCGGCGGCGCTCCCCATCTCCTACATGACCGCCTGGCGGGCGCTGCACACCCGCGCCCGCCTGCGGGCGGGCGAGGACGTGCTGGTGCTGGGTGCCTCGGGCGGCACCGCCATCGCCGCGGTGCAGATCGCGGTGATGACCGGCGCGCGCGTGTTCGCCGTCACCAGCGGCGCGGAGAACGTGGAGCGGCTGCGCGGGCTGGGCGCCGCGTTCGTCTACGACCGCCTGGGCGAGGACTGGTCCGCCGCCATCCACGCCGACACCGGCAGGCGCGGCGTGGACGTGGTGGTGGAGAACGTGGGCGCGGCCACGTGGAAGGGGAGCATGCGCGCGCTGGCGCAGGGCGGCCGCCTGGTCACCTACGGCGGCACCACGGGCCCGAAGGTGGAGATCGACCTGCGCGCGGTGTTCTGGAAGCAGCTCTCGGTGCTGGGCTCCACGATGGCGTCGAAGGCGGAGTTCGAGGCCATGCTGCAGGCCGCCTTCTCCGGCGCCCTCCGCCCCGTCATCGACTCGGTGATGCCGCTGGACCACGCCCGCGAGGCCCACGAGCGCCTTGAAGCCGGCGGCCAGTTCGGCAAGATCGTCCTCACCCCCTGATCGCTGGATCTCATACCGATTTCGAGGATCGGCTGTGCATTTCCTCAGCGAACGTGCGGCACCGGCTATAGATCCTTCGGCCTGCAAATACCTGTGCAGATTCAGCTTGCAGTGTGGCCGGCCTCAGGATGACGTCTTCCTAGTCTTGAGCGGAAATGCACAGGTAATCTCCAGATACGGTATCACGCGGAGACGCGAAGACGCGGGGAGCTCCGGTTCACGATGAGTCTCTGCGTCTCCGCGTCTCCGCGTGAGACCAAAGAGAGGATGGGGTCGCGAAAAAGACGGAAGGTGAGACAGCAATTTGTCTCGCCTTCCGTCTTTTCAGAGGGGCGGAGGAGGCTGAACGCAGACGCAACAAACCTGCTGCAAGCGGATGCTCTTACGCCGAATCGGCGCTCGCCCGGTGGTGGGCAGCGCCGACTCGCGCGGATCGTCCGGCCGGCCTACGCCGCGGCTTCGTCTTCCTCGGCGCCGCCCTCGCCGCCCTCGCCACCCTCGTCGTCCACGCGGCGCACGTTCGAGGCGCGGGGGCCCTTGGGGTCCTCGGTGATCTCGAACTGCACCCGGTCACCCCGCTTCAAGGACTTGAAGCCCTCCATCTGGATGACGGAGTGGTGCACGAACACGTCCTTTCCGCCGCCGTCGGGCCGGATGAAGCCGTACCCCTTGTCATCCTTGAAGAACTCCACGATCCCAGTCTGTGTTGCCATGCCTGCCTCCGGGGGGACGGACCGGTCCTTGGACTGCCGGTGCGTCGTCCCGTCCAACGGCGCTCCGGACCTGTTTCGGGACGTACGCCCTGAGCAAAAGGTGTTCCCGCTCAGGAGTGGCGCGCCGGGCGCGGTTCGCCGGTGAGCGAGAGGACGGCCACCTCGGGGCGGCAGAGGAAGCGGACCGGCAGGTGCACCGTGCCCACCCCGCGCGAGGTGTAGACCTGCGTCCACGGCCGGCGGCGCAGCCCCTCGTCGTACAGATCCTCGCGCTCCGCGGGGTTGCGGAGCGCGCCCACGAAGGGAAGGCGCACCTGGCCGCCGTGCGTGTGGCCGCTCACGATCAGGTCCACCGCGTCGTACTCGCGCCGCGCGCGCTCGGCCTGGCCGGGGTCGTGCGCCAGCAGCAGGGTGAAGTCGCGCTCCTCCGGCGGCGGCAGCACGCTCAGGTCGGGGCTGCCCATGGAGAAGTCGTCCACCCCGGCCACGCACAGCCGCGCTCCGGCCACGTCGTGCATCACCGCGCGGTTCGTCAGGTCCTGCACGACCGGGTGCTCCGCCACGTCGTGGTGCCAGGTCTCGATCCCCACGATGTGGTCGTGGTTGCCGGGAACGGCGTACACGCCGTGCGGCGCGCGCAGGCACTCCAACGCGCCCAGCACGCGGCGGAACCCCGGCGCGTCGTCGGCGGCGAAGTCGCCGGTGAGCGCGATCAGGTCCGGCCGCTCCGCCATCGCCAGGCGGCAGGCGCGGCGGACCACCGAGAGCGGCGTTCCCGCGCCCGCGTGCATGTCCGTCAGCAGCGCGATGCGGAACCCCTCCAGCGAGGGATGCAGCCCGCGCGCGTGGATCTTCGTCCGGGTCACCTGCAGCCAGCGCGGCTCCACCAGGAACGCGTACGCCCCCAGCGCCGCGCCCATCGCCGCCGCGCCGCCGATCATCTTCCCGATTCTCATGGCCGCCGCACAGGCGCAATCGCCAGACCATCCCGCCGCGCCCCCCAAAGGCGAAGGCCGGCGTGGAGACGCGTCTCCTCGCCGGCCCGCCGCCCCTCCCGCCCCCGGGCCCGCTTCAGAGGTCGTCCATGTCTTCGTCCT
The nucleotide sequence above comes from Longimicrobium sp.. Encoded proteins:
- a CDS encoding DUF4142 domain-containing protein, translating into MSRITRTLVLTFAAPAMLALAAACAKSDGSGDNAGADSASTAAAPAPADSAAAAGTPAGVQPGAVTDPQIAAIVLAANSADSASGEQAREKAQNPKVKEFGQRMVTDHGGVNKQAVALAGKLHVTPEENNTSRQLAQGGQQTRQQLNDLAPTAFDRAYIDHEVEYHETVLQAIDQTLIPNAQNAELKALLQQVRPAVAAHLQMAKDLQKELQGS
- a CDS encoding metallophosphoesterase; protein product: MRIGKMIGGAAAMGAALGAYAFLVEPRWLQVTRTKIHARGLHPSLEGFRIALLTDMHAGAGTPLSVVRRACRLAMAERPDLIALTGDFAADDAPGFRRVLGALECLRAPHGVYAVPGNHDHIVGIETWHHDVAEHPVVQDLTNRAVMHDVAGARLCVAGVDDFSMGSPDLSVLPPPEERDFTLLLAHDPGQAERARREYDAVDLIVSGHTHGGQVRLPFVGALRNPAEREDLYDEGLRRRPWTQVYTSRGVGTVHLPVRFLCRPEVAVLSLTGEPRPARHS
- a CDS encoding zinc-binding dehydrogenase, producing MRAAIFHTTGGPDVVRIEDVPAPSPGPGEVLVQVKASAMNHLDLWVRRGMPIETTMPHIGGSDVAGVIAEVGEGVDASRVGERVVVNPSLSDGTCEWCRRGEESMCVRFRILGEHTDGGFAEYVAAAADHVYPLPDGYAFEDAAALPISYMTAWRALHTRARLRAGEDVLVLGASGGTAIAAVQIAVMTGARVFAVTSGAENVERLRGLGAAFVYDRLGEDWSAAIHADTGRRGVDVVVENVGAATWKGSMRALAQGGRLVTYGGTTGPKVEIDLRAVFWKQLSVLGSTMASKAEFEAMLQAAFSGALRPVIDSVMPLDHAREAHERLEAGGQFGKIVLTP
- a CDS encoding cold shock domain-containing protein, with protein sequence MATQTGIVEFFKDDKGYGFIRPDGGGKDVFVHHSVIQMEGFKSLKRGDRVQFEITEDPKGPRASNVRRVDDEGGEGGEGGAEEDEAAA
- a CDS encoding cupredoxin domain-containing protein, giving the protein MRAPLRAAALAAAALALAACGGGRPHPPERHTVELRNFGFSPASLAVRPGDEVVFVNRDAVPHTATADDRAWDTGSIAAGDSAVVKVTGGGTYKCTFHPTMTGTLAASGTK